Part of the Elusimicrobiota bacterium genome is shown below.
AAAAATTTAAAAGAATACCAAAAGGCAATCCAGTTTTACAAGCAAGCACTTGAAATAAAACGGATGCTTGAAAATCTGAGTGATATGGTTGTTGTATTGAATAATCTTGCTATTGTATATGAGTTGGTGAATGAATATGAGAATGTGGTAAAAACATATAACCAAATTTTACAGATTCTGACAAATTCTGAAAAAAGAGAAGATATGAAATTGATGGCAGAACTATTAAACAAAATCGGAGATGCGTATTCCAGACAACATAAACCTGCTCAAGCGATTGAATCCTACAAACAATCAATAGAGATAAGTTCAGTAATCAACGAGGATGTTTTAGTTGTGCAATCATTAAGAAAAACAGGGGAAGTACTGTTAAACGAAGGTGATAGAATGGAAGCAAAAAGATTTTTTAATCAGGCATATGAAATAGAAAAAGAAATAAAAGAAAAAGAGGAGGCAAAATGAAAACTTTTATTCATAATAAGTTACTGTGGTTAAA
Proteins encoded:
- a CDS encoding tetratricopeptide repeat protein, coding for MLRKLILILISTSILTTSGLIAQTKKEALLYYREGLKFYNDKKYQSAITSFSKVLKISQEIYSKEIEGIALNNIGLCYKNLKEYQKAIQFYKQALEIKRMLENLSDMVVVLNNLAIVYELVNEYENVVKTYNQILQILTNSEKREDMKLMAELLNKIGDAYSRQHKPAQAIESYKQSIEISSVINEDVLVVQSLRKTGEVLLNEGDRMEAKRFFNQAYEIEKEIKEKEEAK